The Acidobacteriaceae bacterium nucleotide sequence GGATGCGCGAACCGGCATAGATCCCCAACGCTGCCGGCGGAAAACCTGCTCCACCCTCATCGTCAAACAGCAGCAGATTGCCTGCCCCCGGCAGCCCCTGCTGAATCAAGTGCGCGTTGTGCTGGCCCGAGATCTGGTCCACCGGTCGCGGCAACTTCTGGTTCCCGATACGCTGGTCCGGCGAGTACTCATCCCCCGGAAAGACTGGCCCCAGACGCCAAACCACCTTGCTCGTCTTCTTGCTGATGATCAGCACGACGTTGCCTTTGCGCGAGTCGATCATGATGTTCTCGGGATCAAACCGCTTGTCACCTGCGTCGAACCACTTGTTCGGCCCCAGCACCTGCATGTCGTTGATCTCAAGGTAGCCATACGGCTCCGGTGGATTGCGCTTCACGCGTTCGCGCAGATACGCCATTCCCTCGGGCGGAAAGCCGAACTCATCCAGGTGATCGCCCGCCACCCAGCTCCAGATAATCTTGCCCGCAGGCGTCACCTCAAAGATGCCCTGATCGCCGATCACCTTCGGCCCCAGGCCCTTCACTGCATGGGGAACGGTTCGCAGTATCAGCGTATCGCCGTTCGCCAGCCGCGCCCAGTCATGGTTCTGCAGCGCGCCGCCATCGGGAGCATCCTTGCCCCACTCCCACACGGTCTTGTCGTTCCAGTCGACCTCGCCAAAGGTCTTGTCCTTGAAGATGCCGCCGCGCGGATCATCGTTCTCCGAAAGCTGCAGCATCACATGCCCACGAGCTCCACCCACCAGCTTCGGATCGAGCACCTCACCGGGGTTTCCACCATGCGACCAACGATGCACCTCATGCCCGTTCATGTCGATCAGATGCATCAACCCGTCCGGCCCACTGAAGCCAACGAAGCTGTTGTACGCCTTCGCCGGATCGTAGATCGTGACCCCCGTCGGGTAGACCCGCGGAGGCGGTGGAGTCCTGGCCTCACTCACACCTGCAAACAACAAAGCCGAAGCAGCAACCGACGCAAACCAGCACAGA carries:
- a CDS encoding aryl-sulfate sulfotransferase gives rise to the protein MRRLCWFASVAASALLFAGVSEARTPPPPRVYPTGVTIYDPAKAYNSFVGFSGPDGLMHLIDMNGHEVHRWSHGGNPGEVLDPKLVGGARGHVMLQLSENDDPRGGIFKDKTFGEVDWNDKTVWEWGKDAPDGGALQNHDWARLANGDTLILRTVPHAVKGLGPKVIGDQGIFEVTPAGKIIWSWVAGDHLDEFGFPPEGMAYLRERVKRNPPEPYGYLEINDMQVLGPNKWFDAGDKRFDPENIMIDSRKGNVVLIISKKTSKVVWRLGPVFPGDEYSPDQRIGNQKLPRPVDQISGQHNAHLIQQGLPGAGNLLLFDDEGGAGFPPAALGIYAGSRILEIDPVKKEIVWQYTGENSGRPTWTFFSSFVSSAQRLPNGNTLICEGMYGRLFQITPTGEIVWEYVVPYLSHGKRGDKPFESMLTYRAQAVPYAWVPEGTEHTEVPVKEEDIRTYRVP